From a single Leptidea sinapis chromosome 19, ilLepSina1.1, whole genome shotgun sequence genomic region:
- the LOC126969724 gene encoding sodium-dependent nutrient amino acid transporter 1-like isoform X1 has product MASPAENVESGGNINKAFDENPEKLNGSDHKKAHETDLERKLQERSDLISKRPKWDNQIEFLMSCIATSVGLGNVWRFPFIAYQNGGGAFLIPYIIVLFVVGKPMYYLELVIGQFSNSNCVRVWAMSPAMKGTGYAQAIGAGYVLSYYVSIIALCLYYLAMSFNSTLPWALCDPSWENCVPSGESVNITEFDANTTTSSAELYFTKTVLRISDGIDDGIGAPLWDLTLCLLASWVIIFIIVARGVKSSGKAAYFLALFPYVILIILLIRAVTLPGAADGILFFITPDWQKILEVRVWYAAVTQVFFSLSVCSGALIMFASYNNFSQNVYRDAMIVTTLDTFTSLLSGITIFGVLGNLAYELGHSDVGSVIGSGGTSLAFISYPEAIAKAPFLPQLFAVLFFLMMTVLGVGSGVALLSTINTVLMDAFPRVPTVLMSLAICIFMFLIGLVYVTPGGQYILELVDHYGGTFMRLFAAIIETIGIFWIYGLENLCMDIEFMLGARTSFYWRICWAIVTPILMIVVFFYAIITTERLVFGEDYNYPQAAYIAGDCLQYIGMAMVPLFIIVALWKYRSKSFVETVKTAFRKKPTYGPVDLDKRREWQEFRKNLKYKRSLKERNIIQHIFIILFKGYRS; this is encoded by the exons ATG gCGTCTCCTGCCGAGAATGTTGAAAGCGGTGGAAATATAAACAAGGCTTTTGATGAAAACCCGGAGAAACTTAATGGATCTGATCATAAAAAAGCTCATGAAACAGACTTGGAACGAAAGCTTCAG GAAAGAAGCGACTTAATCAGCAAAAGACCAAAATGGGATAATCAGATTGAATTTCTTATGTCATGTATTGCCACGTCTGTAGGACTCGGAAATGTGTGGAGGTTCCCGTTTATAGCTTATCAAAATGGCGGCGGTGCATTTCTCATTCCATATATCATAGTACTGTTTGTTGTGGGTAAGCCCATGTACTATCTGGAGTTAGTCATTGGTCAGTTCAGTAACAGTAATTGTGTGCGAGTATGGGCTATGTCACCTGCTATGAAAG GCACAGGGTACGCCCAAGCCATCGGTGCTGGCTACGTCTTGTCCTACTACGTGTCAATCATAGCTCTTTGCCTGTATTATTTAGCAATGAGTTTTAATTCAACACTGCCGTGGGCCCTGTGCGACCCGTCCTGGGAGAATTGTGTACCTTCGGGAGAGTCAGTCAATATCACAGAGTTTGATGCAAACACTACAACCAGCAGCGCTGAACTATATTTCAC GAAAACTGTTTTAAGAATATCAGACGGGATTGATGATGGAATTG GTGCCCCGTTGTGGGATTTAACATTGTGCTTGTTGGCGTCTTGGGTCATAATATTCATCATCGTTGCACGTGGAGTCAAGAGTTCAGGAAAGGCCGCCTATTTTCTTGCACTCTTCCCCTacgtgatattaataattttacttataag GGCGGTGACATTACCAGGTGCTGCTGATGGTATTCTGTTCTTCATTACACCAGACTGGCAAAAAATTTTGGAAGTCAGG GTGTGGTATGCTGCTGTAACTCAAGTTTTCTTTTCCCTCTCCGTGTGCTCAGGGGCTCTCATTATGTTTGCGTCGTATAACAACTTTAGTCAAAACGTTTACAG AGATGCCATGATAGTGACTACATTAGACACATTCACCAGCCTCCTGTCGGGTATCACCATATTCGGTGTCCTGGGTAATCTGGCGTACGAATTGGGACACTCAGATGTCGGGAGTGTCATTGGGAGCGGAGGCACTAGCTTGGCATTCATATCGTATCCAGAGGCCATCGCTAAGGCACCGTTTTTACCGCAG ctatttGCGGTGCTGTTTTTCTTGATGATGACAGTTCTTGGTGTGGGATCAGGTGTGGCATTGTTGTCTACTATCAACACAGTGTTAATGGACGCCTTCCCGAGGGTCCCCACCGTCCTTATGTCACTGGCCATATGTATATTCATGTTTCTTATCGGACTCGTTTATGTAACACCT GGAGGACAATACATTCTTGAACTTGTAGATCACTACGGCGGCACTTTCATGAGACTATTTGCAGCCATCATAGAAACAATTGGAATTTTCTGGATTTATG GTCTTGAAAATCTATGTATGGATATTGAGTTCATGTTAGGCGCTCGAACATCTTTCTACTGGCGAATTTGCTGGGCTATTGTTACACCTATCTTGATGATCGTGGTCTTCTTCTACGCCATAATAACGACTGAAAGACTTGTTTTTGGGGAGGACTATAACTATCCCCAAGCTGCTTACA TTGCCGGCGACTGCTTGCAGTACATCGGTATGGCTATGGTTCCACTGTTTATTATTGTCGCTCTGTGGAAATACAGATCAAAATCTTTTGTAGAG ACTGTCAAAACTGCATTCAGAAAGAAACCAACATATGGACCCGTTGACTTAGACAAACGGCGAGAGTGGCAAGAAtttagaaaaaacttaaaatacaaACGAAGCCTGAAAGAAAGAAACATCATACAACACATctttataatactattcaaaGGATATCGGtcataa
- the LOC126969724 gene encoding sodium-dependent nutrient amino acid transporter 1-like isoform X2: MSFNSTLPWALCDPSWENCVPSGESVNITEFDANTTTSSAELYFTKTVLRISDGIDDGIGAPLWDLTLCLLASWVIIFIIVARGVKSSGKAAYFLALFPYVILIILLIRAVTLPGAADGILFFITPDWQKILEVRVWYAAVTQVFFSLSVCSGALIMFASYNNFSQNVYRDAMIVTTLDTFTSLLSGITIFGVLGNLAYELGHSDVGSVIGSGGTSLAFISYPEAIAKAPFLPQLFAVLFFLMMTVLGVGSGVALLSTINTVLMDAFPRVPTVLMSLAICIFMFLIGLVYVTPGGQYILELVDHYGGTFMRLFAAIIETIGIFWIYGLENLCMDIEFMLGARTSFYWRICWAIVTPILMIVVFFYAIITTERLVFGEDYNYPQAAYIAGDCLQYIGMAMVPLFIIVALWKYRSKSFVETVKTAFRKKPTYGPVDLDKRREWQEFRKNLKYKRSLKERNIIQHIFIILFKGYRS, encoded by the exons ATGAGTTTTAATTCAACACTGCCGTGGGCCCTGTGCGACCCGTCCTGGGAGAATTGTGTACCTTCGGGAGAGTCAGTCAATATCACAGAGTTTGATGCAAACACTACAACCAGCAGCGCTGAACTATATTTCAC GAAAACTGTTTTAAGAATATCAGACGGGATTGATGATGGAATTG GTGCCCCGTTGTGGGATTTAACATTGTGCTTGTTGGCGTCTTGGGTCATAATATTCATCATCGTTGCACGTGGAGTCAAGAGTTCAGGAAAGGCCGCCTATTTTCTTGCACTCTTCCCCTacgtgatattaataattttacttataag GGCGGTGACATTACCAGGTGCTGCTGATGGTATTCTGTTCTTCATTACACCAGACTGGCAAAAAATTTTGGAAGTCAGG GTGTGGTATGCTGCTGTAACTCAAGTTTTCTTTTCCCTCTCCGTGTGCTCAGGGGCTCTCATTATGTTTGCGTCGTATAACAACTTTAGTCAAAACGTTTACAG AGATGCCATGATAGTGACTACATTAGACACATTCACCAGCCTCCTGTCGGGTATCACCATATTCGGTGTCCTGGGTAATCTGGCGTACGAATTGGGACACTCAGATGTCGGGAGTGTCATTGGGAGCGGAGGCACTAGCTTGGCATTCATATCGTATCCAGAGGCCATCGCTAAGGCACCGTTTTTACCGCAG ctatttGCGGTGCTGTTTTTCTTGATGATGACAGTTCTTGGTGTGGGATCAGGTGTGGCATTGTTGTCTACTATCAACACAGTGTTAATGGACGCCTTCCCGAGGGTCCCCACCGTCCTTATGTCACTGGCCATATGTATATTCATGTTTCTTATCGGACTCGTTTATGTAACACCT GGAGGACAATACATTCTTGAACTTGTAGATCACTACGGCGGCACTTTCATGAGACTATTTGCAGCCATCATAGAAACAATTGGAATTTTCTGGATTTATG GTCTTGAAAATCTATGTATGGATATTGAGTTCATGTTAGGCGCTCGAACATCTTTCTACTGGCGAATTTGCTGGGCTATTGTTACACCTATCTTGATGATCGTGGTCTTCTTCTACGCCATAATAACGACTGAAAGACTTGTTTTTGGGGAGGACTATAACTATCCCCAAGCTGCTTACA TTGCCGGCGACTGCTTGCAGTACATCGGTATGGCTATGGTTCCACTGTTTATTATTGTCGCTCTGTGGAAATACAGATCAAAATCTTTTGTAGAG ACTGTCAAAACTGCATTCAGAAAGAAACCAACATATGGACCCGTTGACTTAGACAAACGGCGAGAGTGGCAAGAAtttagaaaaaacttaaaatacaaACGAAGCCTGAAAGAAAGAAACATCATACAACACATctttataatactattcaaaGGATATCGGtcataa